From Streptomyces cyaneogriseus subsp. noncyanogenus, the proteins below share one genomic window:
- a CDS encoding tyrosine-protein phosphatase has protein sequence MTQQVPSTEPELAGVRNFRDVGGLPTVDGRRVRFGVLYRSGHLAHATQEDAAFLSSLGLHTIFDFRNAADQKLEGPDVTLPGVRNVNLPLSDPADGAEFWKMVRDGDLDQLRGILSDGKGAQRMIDSYRAIIKDRTAEHSRVLHALAEDSVPALMHCAAGKDRAGLSVAVTLLALGVEREAIVEDYLKSNAKHRRYKVRRSSTSASAYSPEVMELLDPLFDARAEYLSAAFETIEETWGDVGAYLEQGLGLTPQTRERLRERLLD, from the coding sequence GTGACGCAGCAGGTCCCGTCGACCGAACCCGAGCTGGCCGGAGTGCGCAACTTCCGTGACGTGGGCGGACTGCCGACGGTGGACGGGCGACGGGTGCGGTTCGGTGTGCTCTACCGCAGCGGCCACCTGGCGCACGCGACGCAGGAGGACGCCGCGTTCCTCTCCTCCCTGGGCCTGCACACGATCTTCGACTTCCGCAACGCGGCCGACCAGAAGCTGGAAGGCCCGGACGTCACGCTGCCCGGCGTGCGCAATGTGAACCTTCCGCTCTCCGACCCGGCCGACGGCGCCGAGTTCTGGAAGATGGTCCGCGACGGCGATCTGGACCAGCTCCGGGGCATCCTCTCGGACGGCAAGGGCGCCCAGCGGATGATCGACTCCTACCGCGCGATCATCAAGGACCGCACGGCCGAGCACTCCCGCGTGCTGCACGCGCTCGCCGAGGACAGCGTCCCCGCCCTCATGCACTGCGCGGCGGGCAAGGACCGCGCGGGCCTGTCGGTGGCGGTGACGCTGCTGGCCCTCGGCGTGGAGCGCGAGGCGATCGTGGAGGACTACCTGAAGTCGAACGCCAAGCACCGCCGCTACAAGGTCCGCCGCAGCAGCACCTCGGCCTCGGCGTACTCCCCCGAGGTCATGGAGCTGCTCGACCCGCTCTTCGACGCGCGCGCCGAGTACCTGTCGGCCGCCTTCGAGACGATCGAGGAGACCTGGGGCGACGTCGGCGCCTACCTGGAGCAGGGGCTGGGGCTCACCCCGCAGACCCGCGAGCGGCTGCGCGAGCGGCTGCTCGACTGA
- a CDS encoding alpha-galactosidase has translation MLEMSDDGRTWLLSGPAGAYALHLTERDELLHLHWGPRIALADAVELAARPLPADWPFESALDGREEYPVEGGPRFVRPALSVRTEERRGTEWAFEHCETEEDGELRLRFRDGGLTITLHYRMREDTGVVERWTTLRNEGPAAVELLRADSATWTLPERDGWRLSQLHGRWAAESRLARAPLTYGEKVLGSRRGHTGHQHLPWVALDTDATEERGEVYGCALGWSGSWRISVAQLPDARVQITGGAGYDDSGLWRLAAGETFTTPVFAGLWSDGGFGGASRAWHAYQRRYVIPDADRDRPVLFNSWEATGFDICEDQQRALARRAAELGVELFVVDDGWFGARTGDRAGLGDWTPNAERFPDGLKPLAEYVHGLGMRFGIWVEPEMVNPDSDLYRAHPDWVQYQTGRKRTEFRNQLVLNLAREEVREYLWERLDALLSSAPIDYVKWDFNRCFSDAGWPGDRYPQRLWVGHVRAVYDLLDRLRRAHPQVAFESCSGGGGRIDLGMLGRTDQVWTSDNTDPLDRLAIQEGFSQIHPARVMAAWVTDSPNVQLNGRVSSLRFRFVSAMAGVLGIGGDLTRWTGPELAEAREWVALYKEIRPLVQRGDLYRLRAPRGGLSAVQYVLGDETVVLAWLQAQHHGEPVPALRLRGLDPAASYECRETGEVHRGAVLLHHGVRTGLRGDLDATVLRLRRI, from the coding sequence ATGCTGGAGATGTCCGACGACGGCCGCACCTGGCTCCTCTCCGGGCCGGCCGGTGCCTACGCACTGCATCTGACCGAGCGCGACGAGCTCCTGCACCTGCACTGGGGGCCCCGGATCGCGCTCGCCGACGCCGTGGAGCTCGCCGCCCGGCCGCTGCCCGCGGACTGGCCCTTCGAGTCCGCGCTCGACGGACGCGAGGAGTACCCCGTCGAGGGCGGCCCTCGCTTCGTACGGCCCGCCCTGTCCGTACGCACCGAGGAGCGGCGCGGGACCGAGTGGGCCTTCGAGCACTGCGAGACCGAGGAGGACGGGGAACTGCGGCTGCGGTTCCGGGACGGCGGGCTCACCATCACCCTGCACTACCGGATGAGGGAGGACACCGGCGTCGTCGAGCGCTGGACGACCCTGCGCAACGAGGGCCCGGCCGCCGTGGAGCTGCTGCGCGCCGACTCCGCCACCTGGACCCTGCCCGAGCGCGACGGCTGGCGGCTGTCCCAGCTGCACGGCCGGTGGGCCGCCGAGTCGCGGCTGGCGCGGGCTCCGCTCACCTACGGCGAGAAGGTCCTCGGCAGCCGCCGCGGCCACACCGGGCACCAGCACCTGCCCTGGGTGGCACTCGACACCGACGCCACCGAGGAGCGCGGCGAGGTCTACGGCTGCGCCCTGGGCTGGTCGGGGTCCTGGCGGATCTCCGTGGCCCAGCTCCCGGACGCGCGCGTGCAGATCACCGGCGGAGCCGGGTACGACGACTCGGGGCTGTGGCGGCTGGCGGCGGGCGAGACGTTCACCACGCCCGTCTTCGCCGGGCTGTGGAGCGACGGCGGCTTCGGCGGCGCGAGCCGCGCCTGGCACGCCTACCAGCGCCGGTACGTGATTCCGGACGCGGACCGGGACCGGCCCGTGCTGTTCAACTCCTGGGAGGCGACCGGATTCGACATCTGCGAGGACCAGCAGCGCGCGCTGGCGCGGCGCGCCGCCGAGCTGGGCGTGGAGCTGTTCGTCGTCGACGACGGCTGGTTCGGGGCGCGCACCGGCGACCGGGCGGGGCTCGGGGACTGGACGCCCAACGCCGAGCGCTTCCCCGACGGCCTGAAGCCGCTCGCCGAGTACGTGCACGGCCTCGGCATGCGGTTCGGCATCTGGGTCGAGCCCGAGATGGTCAACCCGGACAGCGACCTGTACCGGGCGCACCCCGACTGGGTGCAGTATCAAACAGGGCGAAAGCGGACGGAATTCCGCAATCAGCTCGTTCTCAACCTCGCCCGTGAGGAGGTCCGGGAATACCTCTGGGAGCGGCTCGACGCCCTCCTCTCCAGCGCGCCCATCGACTACGTCAAGTGGGACTTCAACCGCTGCTTCTCCGACGCCGGCTGGCCCGGCGACCGGTATCCGCAGCGCCTGTGGGTCGGCCATGTGCGGGCCGTGTACGACCTGTTGGACCGGTTGCGCCGGGCCCATCCGCAGGTGGCCTTCGAGTCGTGCTCGGGCGGTGGCGGCCGGATCGACCTCGGGATGCTCGGCCGTACCGACCAGGTGTGGACCTCGGACAACACCGATCCGCTCGACCGGCTCGCCATCCAGGAGGGCTTCAGTCAGATCCATCCGGCCCGGGTCATGGCCGCCTGGGTCACCGACAGCCCGAATGTGCAGCTCAACGGCCGTGTGAGCAGCCTTCGGTTCCGGTTCGTCAGCGCCATGGCCGGGGTGCTCGGCATCGGCGGCGACCTCACCCGGTGGACCGGGCCCGAGCTCGCCGAGGCCCGGGAGTGGGTGGCCCTCTACAAGGAGATCCGGCCCCTGGTGCAGCGCGGGGATCTCTACCGGCTCAGGGCCCCGCGAGGCGGCCTGAGTGCCGTGCAGTACGTGCTCGGGGACGAGACCGTCGTCCTCGCCTGGCTCCAGGCGCAGCACCACGGCGAGCCCGTCCCGGCGCTCAGGCTGCGCGGACTCGACCCGGCGGCATCGTACGAATGCCGCGAAACGGGTGAAGTGCACCGGGGTGCGGTGCTGCTGCACCATGGAGTGCGCACCGGTCTGCGGGGCGACCTGGATGCCACGGTCCTCCGGTTGCGTCGCATCTGA